A genomic region of Arachis stenosperma cultivar V10309 chromosome 9, arast.V10309.gnm1.PFL2, whole genome shotgun sequence contains the following coding sequences:
- the LOC130948506 gene encoding cyclase-like protein 2: MDSVLLLAFLCAALSLWYIAAAAPPHAAADVTAYPTIPGTEDVSVAGANSILIPPRREVYDDGRIFDISHRYVPDMPVWDSKDGLGNDFLWLLKSIKNGSLANNSAMKLGVHTGTHVDAPGHFYDNYFDAGFDVDTLDLQVLNGLALLVDVPRDKNLTAEVMKSLDIPKGVRRVLFRTLNTERRLMFKKEFDTSYVGFKEDGAKWLVENTDIKLVGIDYLSVAAYDHSAPSHLVFLESREIILVEGLKLDDVPAGIYSLRCLPLRLAGSEASPIRCILIR; the protein is encoded by the exons ATGGACTCTGTTTTGCTACTTGCGTTTCTGTGCGCAGCACTTTCTCTATGGTACATCGCAGCTGCTGCACCTCCACATGCAGCGGCAGACGTCACCGCTTATCCTACCATCCCCGGCACCGAAGACGTCTCAGTCGCTGGAGCCAACTCCATCCTCATCCCTCCGCGCCGAGAAGTCTACGATGACGGCAGAATCTTCGACATCAGCCACAGGTACGTGCCGGATATGCCGGTTTGGGATTCCAAGGACGGCCTCGGCAACGACTTCCTCTGGCTTCTCAAGAGCATCAAGAACGGTTCCCTCGCTAACAACTCCGCCATGAAGCTCGGCGTTCACACCGGCACTCACGTCGACGCTCCTGGCCATTTCTACGATAATTACTTCGACGCTGGCTTCGATGTCGATACTCTTGATTTACAGGTCCTCAATG GTCTCGCTCTGTTGGTTGATGTTCCTAGGGATAAAAACCTTACCG CTGAAGTTATGAAGTCTTTAGATATCCCCAAAGGTGTTCGCCGTGTGCTATTCAGAACTTTAAATACTGAAAG GCGGCTCATGTTTAAGAAGGAATTTGACACCAGTTATGTGGGATTCAAGGAAGATGGAGCAAAATGGCTTGTGGAGAACACTGACATCAAACTTGTAG GGATTGATTATTTGTCAGTTGCTGCTTATGATCACTCAGCTCCATCTCATCTTGTTTTCCTGGAAAGCAGG GAAATCATTCTTGTGGAAGGGCTAAAGCTTGATGATGTCCCAGCAGGAATTTATTCCCTACGATGCTTGCCACTTAGGTTGGCTGGCTCTGAGGCATCACCGATCCGTTGCATTCTGATCAGATGA